The Pantoea cypripedii genomic interval CGCGCTGCATGACGCGGGAATCGAGGTGATTCTCGATGTGGTTTACAACCACACCGCAGAAGGCAATGAACTGGGACCGACGCTGTCGTTTAAAGGCATCGATAATTATTCCTACTATCGCACCCTGGCTGACCAGCATCGTTACTACGTTAACGACACCGGCACCGGTAACACCGTTAACACCTCACATCCCCGCGTGTTGCAGATGATTATGGACTCCCTGCGTTACTGGGCCGAATCGATGCATATCGATGGTTTTCGCTTTGATCTGGGCACCATTCTGGGCCGTGAGCCTGGCGGCTTCGACCCACGCGGCGGTTTCTTTGACGCCATGACCCAGGATCCGGTATTGGGCAAACTGAAACTGATCGGTGAACCCTGGGACATCGGTCCGGGCGGTTATCAGGTTGGCGCGTTCCCACCAGGCTGGGCCGAATGGAACGACAAATATCGTGATACGGTGCGGGAATACTGGAAAGGCGACAATGTCTCCAGTGATTTTGCTGCCCGCCTGCTGGGTTCGGGTGATCTTTACGATCAGCGCGGACGCCGCCCCTGGGCCAGTATCAACTTTATTACCGCCCATGACGGCTTCACCCTTAATGACCTGGTGTCCTACAACGAAAAGCATAACGAGGCCAACGGCGAGGATAACAATGACGGGCACAACGACAACCGTTCTTATAACTACGGTGCAGAAGGCCCGACCGATGACCCGCAAATCATAGAAGTCCGTGAACGGCAGAAACGCAATTTTCTTGCCACCCTGCTGTTTTCCCACGGCACGCCGATGCTGCTGGCCGGTGATGAGTTTGGCCGCAGCCAGATGGGCAACAACAACGGTTATTGCCAGGACAGCGAGATCTCGTGGTTCCACTGGGATGAGCTGCCCGCCAGTGCCGAAGCGTTGCGCGAATTCACCCGCCAGATTATCCACCTGCGCGCCAGCCAGCCGTTGCTGCATCGGGAAAACTGGCGCGACGGTATGGAGATTGAATGGTTCAATGCGGGGGGCGGCTTGCAACAACCGGAGCATTGGGATGAAGGCACCACGCTGGGTATGTACATTGGCCGCCCGGACTTGCAGGAAGCCGAAGGTATCTGGCATGACGTGCTGATGCTATTCAATCCGTTTGAAGGCGAAGTGCCCTTCCGCATCCCGCAATTTGGCGAAGGTGGCTGGGTACTGGAACTCACCACCAGCGATTGCAGCAAAAAGGGGCTGGTGATCACCAAAGAAAAAGATTTCACCCTGGAGGGCCGTAGCATCGCCTTGTTCAGACGGCCCTGAGCCGCTGCGGGAACACCTCCATCAGCCAGCTAATAAACACCCGCAGCCGTTGCGTGACGTGGCGGTTCTGCGGGTACACCACATGAAACGGATAAGGCGCAGGTCGCCACCCGGCTAGGATCTCCACCAGCGCCCCACGTTGCTGGGCTTCAAAGGTGGCATAGGTGAAGGTCTGAATAATGCCCAGTCCGGCCAGCGCCGCCGCCAAATGCGCGTTGCTTTCGTTAATCCCGATACGATGTTCGGTTTTGATCTCACTCTTTTCGCCGTTACGCGCGAAGCGGAAAGGAAACGGACGCCCGGTTTGCGGTGACAGATAACTCACCAGCCGGTGGCCGTTTTTTAACTCATCAGGATAAGCCGGGACACCAAAGGCTTTCAGGTAACCCGGCGTTGCGCAGGTTATCAGGGTGGCATCGCCAATATGGCGCGCGATCAGGGAGGAATCGCTGAGCGGCCCGCCACGAATCACGCAATCAACGTTGTCGCTGATCAGGTCAACCGGCCGGTCCGATACCCCAAGATCCAGACGAATATCCGGGTAGCGTGCCATAAAATCCGGCAGCGCCGGTATCAGCACATCCCGCGCCGTTGAGCCACCGACATCCACGCGCAGATAGCCACGCAACCGGCCACTGACCACATTAAACGAGGCATCGATATCCTCCAGATCGCGCACGATACGCAACGCTTTCTCGTAGTAATCCCGCCCCTCTGCCGTCACCGTCACACGCCGGGTGGTGCGTTGCAGTAAACGAATCCCCAGATGGGCTTCAAGCTCCTGCACCATCTTGCTGAGCGTGGCGTTGGGCATATCGAGCGAATCCGCCGCGCGAGTGAAATTTCCGGCCTCCACCACGCGTGCAAATGCCTTGATTGCCATCAGT includes:
- a CDS encoding LysR family transcriptional regulator, with the translated sequence MDQLMAIKAFARVVEAGNFTRAADSLDMPNATLSKMVQELEAHLGIRLLQRTTRRVTVTAEGRDYYEKALRIVRDLEDIDASFNVVSGRLRGYLRVDVGGSTARDVLIPALPDFMARYPDIRLDLGVSDRPVDLISDNVDCVIRGGPLSDSSLIARHIGDATLITCATPGYLKAFGVPAYPDELKNGHRLVSYLSPQTGRPFPFRFARNGEKSEIKTEHRIGINESNAHLAAALAGLGIIQTFTYATFEAQQRGALVEILAGWRPAPYPFHVVYPQNRHVTQRLRVFISWLMEVFPQRLRAV
- the glgX gene encoding glycogen debranching protein GlgX is translated as MSHAKPFVITAGYSYPLGANFDGEGVNFALFSAHAERVELCLYDDSGRHEIARFDLPEFTHEVWHGYIPGLQPGALYGYRVHGPFDPENGHRFNPHKLLLDPYARDLSGDIAWNEAHFAYDLQHDGEDKDLTFDTHDSADFTPKCRVIDANEFDWHDQNRPVIPWSSAIIYETHVKGFTQLNSAIPQPLRGTYEGMAHKASVDYLKSLGITSVELLPVHWFPDDQHLLDKGLKNFWGYNTLNFFAPAARYFGPRGIQGFRDMVRALHDAGIEVILDVVYNHTAEGNELGPTLSFKGIDNYSYYRTLADQHRYYVNDTGTGNTVNTSHPRVLQMIMDSLRYWAESMHIDGFRFDLGTILGREPGGFDPRGGFFDAMTQDPVLGKLKLIGEPWDIGPGGYQVGAFPPGWAEWNDKYRDTVREYWKGDNVSSDFAARLLGSGDLYDQRGRRPWASINFITAHDGFTLNDLVSYNEKHNEANGEDNNDGHNDNRSYNYGAEGPTDDPQIIEVRERQKRNFLATLLFSHGTPMLLAGDEFGRSQMGNNNGYCQDSEISWFHWDELPASAEALREFTRQIIHLRASQPLLHRENWRDGMEIEWFNAGGGLQQPEHWDEGTTLGMYIGRPDLQEAEGIWHDVLMLFNPFEGEVPFRIPQFGEGGWVLELTTSDCSKKGLVITKEKDFTLEGRSIALFRRP